In a genomic window of Rhinopithecus roxellana isolate Shanxi Qingling chromosome 2, ASM756505v1, whole genome shotgun sequence:
- the LRPAP1 gene encoding alpha-2-macroglobulin receptor-associated protein gives MASRRLGSFLRGLAALVLLLLVLVGPWPAASHGGKYSREKNQPEPPPKRESGEEFRMEKLNQLWEKAQRLHLPPVRLAELHADLKIQERDELAWKKLKLDGLDKDGEKEARLIRNLNVILAKYGLDGKKDARQVTSNSLSGTQEDGLDDPRLEKLWHKAKTSGKFSSEELDKLWREFLHHKEKVHEYNVLLETLSRTEEIHENIISPLDLSDIKGNVLHSRHAELKEKLRSINQGLERLRRVSRQGYSTEAEFEEPRVIDLWDLAQSANLTDKELEALREELKHFEAKIEKHNHYQKQLEIAHEKLRHAESVGDGERVSRSREKHALLEGRTKELGYTVKKHLQDLSSRISRARHNEL, from the exons ATGGCGTCGCGGAGGCTAGGGTCGTTTCTGCGCGGGCTCGCGGCGCTGgtactgctgctgctggtctTGGTTGGGCCCTGGCCCGCGGCGAGCCACGGAGGCAAGTACTCGCGGGAGAAGAACCAGCCCGAGCCGCCCCCGAAACGCGAGTCCGGGGAGGAGTTCCGCATGGAGAAGCTGAACCAGCTGTGGGAGAAGGCTCAGCGG CTACATCTTCCTCCCGTGAGGCTGGCCGAGCTCCACGCTGATCTGAAGATACAGGAGAGGGACGAACTTGCCTGGAAGAAACTAAAGCTTGATGGTTTggacaaagatggggagaaggaAGCGAGACTCATACGCAACCTCAATG TTATCTTGGCCAAGTATGGTCTGGACGGGAAGAAGGACGCTCGGCAGGTGACCAGCAACTCCCTTAGTGGCACCCAGGAAGACGGGCTGGATGATCCCAGGCTGGAAAAGCTGTGGCACAAG GCAAAGACCTCTGGGAAATTCTCCAGCGAAGAACTGGACAAGCTCTGGCGGGAGTTCCTGCATCACAAAGAGAAAGTTCACGAGTACAACGTCCTGCTGGAGACCCTGAGCAGGACCGAAg AAATCCACGAGAACATCATCAGCCCCTTGGACCTGAGCGACATCAAGGGCAACGTCCTGCACAGCAGACATGCGGAGCTGAAGGAGAAGCTGCGCAGCATCAACCAGGGCCTGGAGCGCCTGCGCAGGGTCAGCCGCCAGGGCTACAGCACTGAGGCTG AGTTCGAGGAGCCCAGGGTGATCGACCTGTGGGACCTGGCGCAGTCCGCCAACCTCACCGACAAGGAGCTGGAGGCGCTCCGG GAGGAGCTCAAGCACTTTGAAGCCAAAATCGAGAAGCACAACCACTACCAGAAACAACTGGAGATCGCACACGAGAAGCTGAGGCACGCAGAGAGCGTGGGTGACGGCGAGCGTGTGAGCCGCAGCCGTGAGAAGCATGCCCTGCTGGAGGGGCGGACCAAGGAGCTGGGCTACACG GTGAAGAAGCATCTCCAGGACCTGTCCAGCAGGATCTCCAGAGCTCGGCACAATGAACTCTGA